DNA sequence from the Candidatus Brocadia sp. genome:
CAGGGCTGTTTTTCCAACCCCTTGTAATGTATGACAAATTGCCTTTGAAGCATTTCCGGAAACAGACACTTCTTTTTTAAAACGATAAAAAATGTGGATCGTGTTATCGACAGAAATCCCCAGCGCAATACTGGCAATCATGATCGTTGCCGCATCAAGTTTCATACCTGTAAGTCCCATCAAACCCAGTGTTATGGTACTGGGCAACAAATTTGGTATAACACTGATAAGCCCGATTTTTACAGATTTTAGAATGACTGCTGTTGAAATAAAGGTCAGCAAAAAGGCCAGGGAAAAGGACTGTATCTCACTCCGAAGGATGTTATCCTGAACACTGATCAAAAGGGGAACTATCCCTGTGATATGCCATGTCAGCGCAGTTGTATCAAGATGTCTGTGAATGTATTCTTTTATCGATTTTATAACTGCCTGATATCGGTTCGAGCCAACCTGCTTCATCCGGACTGATATCCTTGCATCAGTATTTCCTTTTGTATACAGACGATTGACATATTTATCACCATATACAGAAGCCAGTTTTACATAATCCATAGACTCTTTTTCTGTATCCGGGATAGAGTAATATTGTGGCTTATCATCATTCATGAATTGATGCGTTTTCTGGATGTAATTTGCCACAGATAGTGAACCAGTCACTTCAGGTATTCCGTGAAGATATTTTTGGAGATCTACCAGATTGTTCAATATGCCTGGCTGAAATATGCTGATACTATTCGTTGCTTCAGCAACGATTTCAACAGGCAGCAAGCCCATGAGATGACTTTCGATATAGGCATTATCTCTCGCAATCTGACTATTTTTTGGAAAGGAGGCCATAAGGTCGGATTCCACCTGAAGTTTTGAGATACCCCACACAAAGAATAAACCCACAACAAGACCACAGAGAAGGACATATCCCTTGTAATTTACGATAAAACGACCTAATCCAGATAGAAGCAGTCCAAAGCCCCGTTCTCTGTCATGCCTCTCTGCCAAAGAATTTTCAGATAATACTATATTTTCAGCATCAATAGACCTATACGATGGGACAAAGGAAAGGAGTATAGGTATAAGCGTCATGCCGATAATAAAGGTAAGCGCTGCACAACCTCCCATGAACAAACCCGTGATGAAAACGGGAGGAATGCTGCTGGTTGTCAGTGAAACGAACCCAATAGCCGTTGTGATGCTGGTCATAAGAATGGGAATACCAACGTGCCGTAAGGTATTACAAATAGCATCTTCTTTGTGGGTAAAAAATTTACTTTCCTGGTAATAATAACTGATCAGATGGATCGAGGCAGAAAGAGCAATAATAAAGGTCAGGGGGAGGAGCATATTTGAAATCATGTTCATTGTCTGGCCAAAGAGCACAAAACATCCGGTAATCCATGTGATACATACCCCAACGGTCAACATGGGAATTAATACCCCTGAAATTTTTCTAAACAGGCATCCTAATACAATGATCGACATCGCAAACATAAGCGGCGTAAATTTGGTCATGTCTTGCTTTGACATACGATCAAGTTCCGCATTTACAACGGAAGGACCGGCTAAATAATACTTCTGTTTTCTCTTCTCCGTGTCCGTCGGTCTGACAGTCGCTTCAGAAAGTACTTTTTTGACCTCAGACACTAATTGTTTTCTCGATTCCGGTCCTGCACATTTCACTGTGGCAATGATTGCTGTGGTCTTACCGTTTTGAGAAATAATGGTATTTTGATAGAGTGAATCCGTGAGTAGTTGCTGTTTAAAAATGTTCGTCAAAGGACGGCCATGTTGAACCCTGAGTATTTCTTTAAAAACAGGAGATGTAATTTTGTCTTTCAACACATCTGCTAACGAAATGACCCCTGCAATACCATCCAATCTTTTCAGCTTTTCTGCAAGGGTGTTAATATATCGGATACGGTTTTTGGTGAATATGTTAACTGCACTGAAGGCTACAACCAAAAACTCCTCATCTCCGAATTTCTTTAAAAATACCTTGTAATAATCCAGATCCCTGTCATTTTTTGAAAGCCAGATTTCGATAGAATTATCTGTTCTCATTTCTCTGGCATAGTAACCAAAAAATGCTGTTATAACCAGAATTACAACAAGCATTGCTATTCTATATTTGAGAAGGATTCGAACGTATCTTTTCAAGATTCATATCCTTTATTACAAAGGTCTCTTTGAACAAACTTTGAAAAAATCTTTCTGTGCATTATCAAGGTGCACCCGTTGTTTTGCTCTTAAGGCAAAAGAGCATCATGTTTTCATGACCGACTTTACGATTGAGAATCAATTCTCCCGAAAGAGGCTCTTTACCTTTAAGAAGAGTCATAAGATCCTGTTCACTAACAAGGTAATACCTTGCCTTATCATTGCATAAGGTTTTGGTTACAGAGGGGTCGTTTCGATTGATTTCACAGATTCTGTCATAGTCTCGTCCTACCCATGCCAGTACTTCCTTGGTACCAGATACACAGTATATACACGAATTTGGCTTAATCACTCCAAGGACTTCTTTTGCAAAAAATATTTTTGAGTTTTTGTATGGTTGCAGAAAAGGCTGAATAGCTACAAAGTAAATGGGAATTGACGCTATTGAAATTATTATGAGTATCCTTGCAGATCGCCGCACGATACGACTTGTTATCCCATGTCGAACGACTGTGGCGGCAATCCCTAGCGCCAGAAATGGGTCAAGTGGAAGAAGGTAATGCTGCCGTTTTTTGGAAATACATGAAATAACGATAAACATAGCCCCCGCAATTGCAAGGGGCGCAGAGTAACCATATCGCCGCAAATCAACAATAGCAAGAGGAAGGAAAATCGAAAGTGGTACCGTGAGTATGAGCACATACGGAACATACCAAAAAAACGATTTCACGCTTCCTTCCCTTGTTACATCAAGATCAGGCTGGAATATCACCCCACGGAGATATTCACCACCGTCACGAAGATAAGCAGGAATAGCCCAGATAGCAATGGCAGTGAGGAGTCCAAGCAAGAAACCAGTCCAACCGAGTCGAGGGCGTGTAAAGTTCAGGTTGCGGAATGGTGCAAAAACTACAAAAAAGATTGGGACGAGAATTCCGTAGGGACCCTTCGTTATCACTCCAACACCAGCAAATAGTCCTGCAAGCGTAAAGTAAAACGTTCTTGGAAAATGATTGTATTTTCGCATCCCGATTCCGAGGCAAAGGCACGAGAATAAAATCATGGCGCAAAAAATCATGTCGGGCCTGGCATGACGCGCCCAGAGACTATAACCAGGCATACCAAGTAATACAATTGCCCCAACCAGCGCCGAACGCCGGTCCAGAAGCAAAAGACCTATGCCATAGGTGGCTAGCACCCCCAGCATGCCGGCAATAGCAGATGGCATGCGTGCAATAGTCATGCTCGGTTTCCCCACTATGCGCGTAATGAATGCTGCAGGTGCGTGAATAACCGGTGGCTTGTCGTAGTATATCTTACCGAAGAGTCTCGGCACCAGGTAATCGCCCCGTTCGGCCATTTCGCGAATAATTTCTGCGTGCCGGATCTCGCGGCTCGCAAGATATCGCTCCTGCCCAAGGGCTGGAAATATAACCAAACCGGAAACGACAACCAATATGAGTATATCAAAGTAATATTTTTGCCGTTTCCTGGAATTTTCCTGCATACAGAAGTTCCTTTGTTAATTCAGTCTTTTTCTAATATGACATGCGTATTATTCTGACATACGGCATGCAACTTCTTTTTCTGAATCCATGCCCGCTTTTTCTGATAATCATTTCTACTCATAACGACATAAAGAGGGCATTCTTGATCAGAAAGAAGTTTTTTCAATCTAGTATCTGCATCTAATTCCAGCACATTTTTTCCACTATAAAAGACAAGGCTTGGCATAGGTTTTCCGCAACTCAAAAGCGTATAATTCTTCTTGTCTGAAAGATAGTTTTTCACAATATCCTTTGTGGACCGAACGGTTCCCAATGAATTCGCTGAATAGGCCATGGTGATGCCGAGGATTAAACAATTCGTGAAACAAAAGACCTTTATTATGTAGGAAAAATGCCTGTTCACGAAGAAAGTATAGAGCGATACCACTGTCCCGACGAAAAGAACAATAATGGGAACAACCATATGAATTGCGGATAAACCATGCACAGTTGGCGGCCATTCAAATATGATAAACATGAGCACCAGGGGCATTGTTGCAGACACGCATAGAACAGGCCACACGATCCATAAGTACCCTTTCCCTAAGAGGTCTTCTGTTTCCCATCGTGAAAGTGACGTGGTTAGCAGTGCAATGGAAGGAGAAACGGGAAGGATATAGGTCATCAATTTCGAGTGAGACAGAGAAAAAAAGGTCACGGTAAGGATGAACCAGGAACAGGAAAAATACACCTGTCTTTTTTCCTTTCCTGGCATACTTTGCCTTTGTTTTAGGGCATGAACAAAAGGAATAAATACAAACAGCGACCAGGGGAAAAATCCCATGAAAAATACCGGTGCATAATAATAAAAAGGTTGTGGGTGGGCATAACCGCTGACAAATCTGCCAGACATCTCTTGCGAAAGCAATGCAAAGATTTGTTTTGTGCCCAGGGACAGCCAGAAGGGAATACCCCACGAACAGATAATAGCAAGGAAAACCAGGAACCCCGGTAGATACCAAAGATTCCTGATATACCGAAAGTCACGTATCCATAAGAGGAATCCCATGGTAATCAGGATAAACAACAAGATACCTACCGGCCCTTTTATCAGAAAGACCATACTCAGGAGAAAGTAAAGGAATAACCGCCTGAGGTTGCTTTTATGAGCTTCCGTATATTCGATGAAGAAAAGGTAAAGGCTGGCACAGACAAAAAAGGTCAGGAGCATATCCGTAATACATAAACGGGAAATGAGAAAAAACAATGGATTGGACATCAGTATTAAACCAGCCCAAAAACCATTTTTGCAGTCTTCAAGCCTTTTCCCCCACAGATAGACGATCAATACTGTGCCCATAGCCGCCAGGGCTGAGGGTAATCGTGCACTGAATTCGTTTATCCCAAAAATTTTATAGGATATGGCAATGGTCCAATAGAAGAGAGGAGGTTTATTAATGCGTGGAGCGCCATTAAAGTGCGGCACGACCCAATGGTTGTTCAGCACCATATCGCTCGCTGTAGCGGCATAACGAGGTTCATCGGGATCAATGAGCGGCGTTGCCCAGGTATGCCAGAGAAATAGAGTCAGACCAATTAGGATTAAGCCAGAGAGAAAAGGAATGTCCTTCTTTGTTATCCTTTCCACAGAATGCTGATTAATATTTGTTTCCATGATACACCTGCTATGCCTTATGCTCCATGGTTTTGGTGTGTTTCCGTTCAGATACAAAATAGGATTCACTCAGCCCATTTATTCAACAGCAGTATTTAAGGAATTAATCCCTTTGCCGGTTGCCATGTCCAGGAGTCTTTTCTTTTTGTAAATTAACATAATATTGCGAGCATAGATAAAAATCCCTGCGGATTGTCCCATGATAAAAACAGGGTCACGTCTGAATATCGCATAGGTAAATAATATGACGCTGCCCGCCATGCTTAAATACCAGAATACCTCCGGAATAATGCTTTCGCCGCGTTTTTCCGAGACAATCCATTGTATAAAAAATCGGGAACCGAACAAAAGTTGTCCAATAAGACCAAACACAACCCAGAAATTAATATGTGTTATAAGATTTTTCATTTTCTACCTCATAATGAAGTTTCCTTTTTTTCATCCACCGTACAGCCAACAAATCTATAAATGCCCTGAATGCCCTGTTCGATATCCCGTATTTTGATTTTCCAAACTTCCGGGGATAGTGGTTTACAACAATCTCAGCAACGGTAAACCCCTCCATCTTAAACAGGGTGGGCAAAAACCGATGCATGCCGTTATATAACCTGATGTGTATGAGACATTCCCTGCGATATGCCTTGAGAGAGCATCCTGTATCCTTAATATCCTCACTTGAAAGCTTGTTTCTTATATAATTGGCTACTTGAGAAGAAATGCGTTTGATCCACGGGTCGTTCCTCTTCTGTCTCCACCCGCATACCATGTCATAAGAATTCAGTTTTTCAAGTAATTTTGGGATATCCAGAGGATCATTTTGCATATCGGCATCCATAGAAACAATATATTTCCCCGCAGCAGATTTAAAGCCGGCATCCATTGCCGCCGTTTGTCCTGCGTTCCTCTTGAAATGAATGGTACGGAAGTTTTCATGTTTGGTGCACCATGCATTCAGTTTTTCCGTACTGCCGTCTATACTGCCGTCATTCACGAAGATTACCTCGTAATTTTGTTTCTCCATGGCATGGAGAATAGAATGCCCGAGAGGTTCAATGTTATCTGCCTCGTTGTATAAGGGAATAACAAGAGAAATATCCGGATTTTTCATTGTTGGTAAATCTTTTGTTGATTTTTTTTATAAATAAGCGTTACCTGACGTTTTGTGGTGCAAACATCTAAGGTATTTAAGGTATCATCAAGTGCATCATCTTTTATTTTTTCAAAAATTTTCTTTCCAACGATGCAGAGTGGTTTGTGGTCAGGGGCATTCATAAAGGTCTTTAATTCCTGTATACTTTTGATCATCGGGACATGCATCTTCAGACTCAAATTTACAATATTCCATAAAGATTCCCCTAGTTCATAACCACATATATGGTATGTATTCAGGTCTCCCAAGTTTTTTTCTATCGCATAAGTCAGCTTTGTGCCAAAGGTTTCATTCCGTGAATGGATAGTAAGACAATGCACATATATTCCCCATCCTATGACGGTTATGAGCATACAGATAGCAAAATACACATTGACTAGTCCATTCTTCTGACGGAGAAAGAAAAACACTTTCATCACAATGAGAAGCATTATCAAGGAGACGAATATTCCAACCCAGGAATAGTTGAAAAAGTAGGCAGGCACAATAACAAGCAGGATTGCCGTCAGTCCGATCATTGTGAAAATAATCCAACGTACAGATGAGCGTAACCACGAAGGAAGTATGACCGACCCTTTTAATGTATCATCAATGAGAGCTGCCATTAAGATCGATAATGCTGGATAAAGGGGGAGCATATACCGCGGGTGTTTTGCCTTGGCTACACAGAGAATTGTAAAAACGAGTACGGCCCAGCAGAAAATGAATGTAATGTATTCATCTCCCAAGCGCCATTTTTTATAGGCATAGATGGCGGCTAATGGAATGAATAATGACCACGGGAGGAAATCTGCCCAAATATTCACAAAATAATAATAAAAAGGTTCGCCGTTATTTACAGGATTATTAATCCGAGTCAAAAATTCTCTCTTTATGGTAGCCATAAAAGGTTCAAGCCCTACCTTTAAGCAATATGCGATACAAATGCCGGCCATTATCATGATGAGGATACTACCCCATTGCCATTTCAGTTCTTTGAAGGCCTTTAAATCCCTTTGAAAAGCCAAAAAAGAGACAATAATACTGAGGATAAAGATAATTCCCAGCGGCCCCTTCGTTAAGATGGCAAAGAACATGGAGAGATGCATGCCGATATAAAATTCCTTGTTTTGTTTGTATCCGAGGTAAAAGGAAAAGAGGGCCAGTGTTATAAAGAGGGTAAAGAGCATATCGGGGAAGGCAGACCGACCGTACCAGAAATATCTTTGAGAAGTAGCAAGGATAATAGCTGCGATGAAGGCAGCGCGTTGATTAAAGAAT
Encoded proteins:
- a CDS encoding phospholipid carrier-dependent glycosyltransferase; translation: MQENSRKRQKYYFDILILVVVSGLVIFPALGQERYLASREIRHAEIIREMAERGDYLVPRLFGKIYYDKPPVIHAPAAFITRIVGKPSMTIARMPSAIAGMLGVLATYGIGLLLLDRRSALVGAIVLLGMPGYSLWARHARPDMIFCAMILFSCLCLGIGMRKYNHFPRTFYFTLAGLFAGVGVITKGPYGILVPIFFVVFAPFRNLNFTRPRLGWTGFLLGLLTAIAIWAIPAYLRDGGEYLRGVIFQPDLDVTREGSVKSFFWYVPYVLILTVPLSIFLPLAIVDLRRYGYSAPLAIAGAMFIVISCISKKRQHYLLPLDPFLALGIAATVVRHGITSRIVRRSARILIIISIASIPIYFVAIQPFLQPYKNSKIFFAKEVLGVIKPNSCIYCVSGTKEVLAWVGRDYDRICEINRNDPSVTKTLCNDKARYYLVSEQDLMTLLKGKEPLSGELILNRKVGHENMMLFCLKSKTTGAP
- a CDS encoding glycosyltransferase family 39 protein, with protein sequence METNINQHSVERITKKDIPFLSGLILIGLTLFLWHTWATPLIDPDEPRYAATASDMVLNNHWVVPHFNGAPRINKPPLFYWTIAISYKIFGINEFSARLPSALAAMGTVLIVYLWGKRLEDCKNGFWAGLILMSNPLFFLISRLCITDMLLTFFVCASLYLFFIEYTEAHKSNLRRLFLYFLLSMVFLIKGPVGILLFILITMGFLLWIRDFRYIRNLWYLPGFLVFLAIICSWGIPFWLSLGTKQIFALLSQEMSGRFVSGYAHPQPFYYYAPVFFMGFFPWSLFVFIPFVHALKQRQSMPGKEKRQVYFSCSWFILTVTFFSLSHSKLMTYILPVSPSIALLTTSLSRWETEDLLGKGYLWIVWPVLCVSATMPLVLMFIIFEWPPTVHGLSAIHMVVPIIVLFVGTVVSLYTFFVNRHFSYIIKVFCFTNCLILGITMAYSANSLGTVRSTKDIVKNYLSDKKNYTLLSCGKPMPSLVFYSGKNVLELDADTRLKKLLSDQECPLYVVMSRNDYQKKRAWIQKKKLHAVCQNNTHVILEKD
- a CDS encoding lipid A biosynthesis protein; translated protein: MKNLITHINFWVVFGLIGQLLFGSRFFIQWIVSEKRGESIIPEVFWYLSMAGSVILFTYAIFRRDPVFIMGQSAGIFIYARNIMLIYKKKRLLDMATGKGINSLNTAVE
- a CDS encoding glycosyltransferase, with product MKNPDISLVIPLYNEADNIEPLGHSILHAMEKQNYEVIFVNDGSIDGSTEKLNAWCTKHENFRTIHFKRNAGQTAAMDAGFKSAAGKYIVSMDADMQNDPLDIPKLLEKLNSYDMVCGWRQKRNDPWIKRISSQVANYIRNKLSSEDIKDTGCSLKAYRRECLIHIRLYNGMHRFLPTLFKMEGFTVAEIVVNHYPRKFGKSKYGISNRAFRAFIDLLAVRWMKKRKLHYEVENEKSYNTY
- a CDS encoding glycosyltransferase family 39 protein gives rise to the protein METNRLFAFIKQHHLFCILVGVSIFLFFFELGSRSFEIKDARRFAVITQEMIQGGSWLVLHKHGEIYLNKPPMLMWLIALFSSIGHQVTPLTARLPGAIAGFSSILVIYYFTQKFFNQRAAFIAAIILATSQRYFWYGRSAFPDMLFTLFITLALFSFYLGYKQNKEFYIGMHLSMFFAILTKGPLGIIFILSIIVSFLAFQRDLKAFKELKWQWGSILIMIMAGICIAYCLKVGLEPFMATIKREFLTRINNPVNNGEPFYYYFVNIWADFLPWSLFIPLAAIYAYKKWRLGDEYITFIFCWAVLVFTILCVAKAKHPRYMLPLYPALSILMAALIDDTLKGSVILPSWLRSSVRWIIFTMIGLTAILLVIVPAYFFNYSWVGIFVSLIMLLIVMKVFFFLRQKNGLVNVYFAICMLITVIGWGIYVHCLTIHSRNETFGTKLTYAIEKNLGDLNTYHICGYELGESLWNIVNLSLKMHVPMIKSIQELKTFMNAPDHKPLCIVGKKIFEKIKDDALDDTLNTLDVCTTKRQVTLIYKKNQQKIYQQ